A region of the Nitrospinota bacterium genome:
CTATGAGAGTTTCCAGGGAGAACGGTATCGGGCCAACCTTCGGGTGGTCGAAGCCCTGAGGCCCTTGGCGGAGAAGCGGAGCCTCACCGTCGGTCAACTCGCCCTCGCCTGGGTCATGAGGCAGCCAGGGGTTTCCAGCGCCATTGTTGGGGCTAAACGCCCCGAGCAGGTCGAAGAAAACGTGGGGGCCGTGGAGACGAAGCTCGACGAGGCGGAGAGCGCCGCCATCGTTGATATCGTGAACCATGAGCTCTCCTCCTTGGGAGAAGGAGGCCGATGAAGTGGAAGGAGCGGACCTCTACGATGATAGAAGCGATCATTTTTGACATGGACGGGTTGATGGTCAACAGCGAGGAGCTTTGGGAAGAAACCGAACGGCTCTACTTCGAAAGCAAGGGCCATACTTACAGCAGCGAGTTCGACGGCCTTCTCATGGGACGCAAGAAGGAGGAGAGCGCAGCTGTCATCAAAGAGCGGCTTGGGTTGGAAGACTCCATTCAGGCGATTATCGCCGAGCGCTACGACATTATACGAAAGCTCTGCCACGAACGATTGGAGCTTATGCCCGGGTTTTCGGCGCTGTTAGAATCCCTCGTGGAGCGCCAAGTGCCAATCGCCCTTGCTTCGTCTTCCCCGATGGACCAGATCCACTTCGTCTTAAACCGGTTTGACCTATACCGTCATTTCCCCATCATTGTCTCCGGAGACATGGTCTCCCGTGGTAAACCCGCTCCCGATATTTATCTCATGACTGCCGAGCTGCTCGTTAAAGAGCCTTCGGTTTGCCTGGCCCTGGAGGACACCATCAACGGGGCCCGCGCAGCGAAGGCTGCCGGCATGATCTGCCTCGCGGTCCCAGACATGCGTCAGAGGGGGCTCGATTTCTCCATGGCCGACGCCGAATTTGCAAGCCTTACGGAGCTCGACGCCGACACTATCCTATCGTTCCAGCCCACGGCGAGGTGACGTGATTACGGACAAACCCTTACGCTATTGTCCCTACTGCGGATCCTCCCTGAGACGAAGCCTTCTCCCCGGTGACCCGCGAGCCCGCCTCGTCTGCTCTTCCTGCGACGCCATCATATATGAGAACCCCCGGCCCGTGGTGGCTGCCGTTATAGAGGAAGGCGGCAAGGTGCTCCTCGCCCGTAGGGCAAAGGGGGCCCGCGCGGGGAGGTGGGATTTGCCCGGAGGGTTCGTGGAATTGGACGAAACAGCTGAGGAAGCCCTGGCCCGAGAGGTCCGAGAGGAGGTGGGCTGTGAAATTCGCCTCCACGAGGTGCTAGGAGTGTTCCGCGAGGCGGCAGGCACCTACGGACCCTCCCTCAATATCCACATCAGGGCTTCACCACTGGGCGAGCCTCACCCGACGGACGAGGTGAGCGAAGTCGGCTGGTTCGGCCCGGACGAACTGCCTCCAGCGGAGGAGTTCGCATTTGAGAACGACATCGCGGCCCTAGAGCGCTGGAAGGCCCTTCCCCCCCTGGAGGAGCCTTAGGCCTGTGTGGCGGTTCGCCGCAGAATCTCCTTGTTGTAAGCCTCGATTACGTCTTTGCGCCGAACCATCGCTATGACCCGTGAGGGCTCCTCGGGGCTCACGACAGGGATTTCCTCGATGTTTTTCTGGCCGAACTTCTGAAATACCAAGTCCAAGTCGTCTTCAGGCGTAACTGTGATGAGCCCATCGGTGGTGGCGATGTCTCTGGCCACTATGAGCGGTCCCAGAGCGGCGACGTCCTCCATGAGAACCATCCGGAGGTCTTGAAGGCTGAAGATGCCCGTCATATTGCCCTTACCGTCCACCACGGGGAAGTAGGAACAGGGGCTGCTGAGGGCTTCCTCCAATAGGGTCGACAAGGGGGTACCCTCGTAGAAAGTGTGCATCCGATCGGTCATGACCTCGTTTACCCGGAGGGCTTTCATCACGCTGACCTCTCGGCCCGCTACGATGGACAGCCCCCGGCGGGCGATCTTCAGGGTGTAGATGCTCTCACGGCTGAGGGAGGTCGTAACGATGGTGGCGATAATGCAAGCGACCATGAGAGGAAGGATGATGGTGTAAGAGCCCGTCATCTCGAAGACGATGATGATGGCGGTGATGGGGGCGTGGGTGGTAGCGGCCACCACCGCCCCCATGCCCACCAGCGCGTAGGCCCCTGAGGTGGCCGTTATGGAGGGAAAGAGGCGATGGACCAAGGTACCGACGGCCCCGCCCGTCATGGCTCCTATGAAGAGGGAGGGGGCGAAGATGCCGCCCGACTGGCCCGAGCCGATGGTGAGGGATGTGGCCAGCACCTTGATGAAGACGAGGGTCAGTAACAGCAGGAAGGGAGCCTGCTCCCGGAGGGACAGGGTGATGGTCTCGTAGCCAACCCCGTAGATGTGGGGGAAGGCCAGGGCTATCGCGCCGATGAGCAGCCCCCCGATGGCGGGTCGAGCCGCCTCGGGCAGAGGCGAGGCATCGAAGAGGTCCTCGCATCGGTAAAGGAGATAGATGAAGAGGTAGGCCACCAGGCCGGCCGCAAGGCCAAGGATGAGATAGGGGAGCAGCTCGAAGGCATGGACGAGACGGTAGGGGGGCGCCTGTAAGGCGGGAAAGTCTCCGAGGAAGTGGCGGCTTACGACGGTGGCGACAACACTGGAGATGACGATGGGGCTGAAGCGGGCCAGAGCGAAGTCGCCGAGGATAATCTCCACGCTGAACATAGCTCCGGCGATGGGGGCATTGAAGGTGGCAGCGATGCCCGCAGCAGCCCCGCAGCCGACGAAGGTACGCATCCGCTCGCCGCTGACCTTGAGGAGCTGGCCCAGGGTCGATCCGATGGCCGATCCGATCTGGACGATGGGTCCCTCGCGGCCCACGCTGCCCCCGCAGCCGATGGTCAGAGCGCTGACTAGGGCCTTTACCCCTACGACCCGCGGCCGAATGACCCCTCCTCGCATGACTACCGCCTCCATGACCTCTGGCACCCCGTGGCCCTTGGCCTCTCGGGCGAAGAAGTAAATGATGGGGCCAACGACCGCCCCCCCAATGGCGGGAGCCAGGAGCTTGTGGTACCAGGGAAGGGCCCAGACGAACTCGAGAAGGTTTAAGCCGGGTCCGAAGAAGAGGCGCTGAAAGAGGCGTATGAGGAAGCGGAAGCCAACAGCTCCCAGGCCGCCCAGAACTCCTATGACCACGCCACATAAGACCATTACCGTATGTTCGGTGAAGCGGGTTCGGACAAGGAGGCGGTCGAAACGGGGCATGAGGAGTTCCCTGAATTCAATTAGAGGGGCTATAAATATAAAGAATTACGAGGTGTATTAGCCCCTTAAGATTTGAGGGCTGACACAGTATGCCCTCTTCTCAGAGCAAAAATCTCTCCAATTTGGGAAAGCATAGAAACCTTTGTCAAGGGCTTGAATTTCAGACACTCTAGAGGGGCCGTCAGCGGGCTAGAGTCTGGTCTGGATGGTCTCATGGATCCGCGTCGAGACGGGCCGGTCTCCAATGAGGCCAACTCGAATGGCCACTTGGGTTGTCGTTTCAGTAAGATATTTTACATCAACGCGAACGTCAGCACCGTTCGCCCTCTTGGCCATAATGGTCCCTTTCAAGGCGTCCCTCCTCTCGCCAACCACCGGCATCTCAAGGGATTGGAGGGAATCATGTGCGGCAATCCAAACGGCATCGTACGTGGCGGGATATGTGCGTTTAAGTTCTCCCTTAAACCATGCGTAGGTGCCGGCCCCTAATCCAGCGCCCGTGGCGAGGACCGCCACTGCGCACCCTGTAGATAACAGAGCCACTAGAAGGACAACGCTAATTCGACGCATCTTAGGCTACTCCTTACTCAACCGATGAAAGGCGCTCTAAAAAGGCCGCCTAATCGTATCCGTCCGACGTCATTCTGTCAAGGCATGAGAATATATAGGGAGGGGTTGGGGTTACGCCTCAACGGCACTATTTTAACGCGTAATGATTTATTACCTGGTCTCTGTTCACAAATGTCAATACAAAGAGAAAGGTCATCATCACAAATTCCAACACTAGGACCGGCATTTGAATTGTTAATAATGGAAGCAAAAATACCAATCGCTCAATAAATACTCCTGAAAGAATAACGAAAGATAATACGAGAACGAGGAAAGGACTCGACTTTATCCGAATAAACAGGAGAGAAAGGAAAGGCAGGGGAAATAGTACAGCTAAAATTATAAAGGAAAGGGTCAGAAGGGTGGGGTCCGAAAACCGCCTTACAAAGAAGGTTACCTCTTCCGGAAGGTTTCCATACCAGATAACGAGGTATTGGGAGAAAAAGAAGTAGGCCCACATTACACAAAAAGCAAATAAGAGCGTAGCGGCATCTTTATGGGTTTTCTTTAAGGCCTGCGTTTGATCTGGATCACGTTCTTTTAATAGGAAATAGCAAAAGATGCAGGCCAGAGCCGTTCCTGTATAAAGCGCTTCTACAAAGAAATATCCACCGAAAAGTGTGCTATACCATGGATATTCCAAGGACATAACCCAATCAAATGCCGCCAGAGTTTGTGAAGTAACAAATGTGAACAAATAGAGTAACGCGTAAAAATATTGCTTATCCCCATCTCTAA
Encoded here:
- a CDS encoding HAD family phosphatase; translation: MKWKERTSTMIEAIIFDMDGLMVNSEELWEETERLYFESKGHTYSSEFDGLLMGRKKEESAAVIKERLGLEDSIQAIIAERYDIIRKLCHERLELMPGFSALLESLVERQVPIALASSSPMDQIHFVLNRFDLYRHFPIIVSGDMVSRGKPAPDIYLMTAELLVKEPSVCLALEDTINGARAAKAAGMICLAVPDMRQRGLDFSMADAEFASLTELDADTILSFQPTAR
- a CDS encoding NUDIX hydrolase, yielding MITDKPLRYCPYCGSSLRRSLLPGDPRARLVCSSCDAIIYENPRPVVAAVIEEGGKVLLARRAKGARAGRWDLPGGFVELDETAEEALAREVREEVGCEIRLHEVLGVFREAAGTYGPSLNIHIRASPLGEPHPTDEVSEVGWFGPDELPPAEEFAFENDIAALERWKALPPLEEP
- a CDS encoding chloride channel protein, giving the protein MPRFDRLLVRTRFTEHTVMVLCGVVIGVLGGLGAVGFRFLIRLFQRLFFGPGLNLLEFVWALPWYHKLLAPAIGGAVVGPIIYFFAREAKGHGVPEVMEAVVMRGGVIRPRVVGVKALVSALTIGCGGSVGREGPIVQIGSAIGSTLGQLLKVSGERMRTFVGCGAAAGIAATFNAPIAGAMFSVEIILGDFALARFSPIVISSVVATVVSRHFLGDFPALQAPPYRLVHAFELLPYLILGLAAGLVAYLFIYLLYRCEDLFDASPLPEAARPAIGGLLIGAIALAFPHIYGVGYETITLSLREQAPFLLLLTLVFIKVLATSLTIGSGQSGGIFAPSLFIGAMTGGAVGTLVHRLFPSITATSGAYALVGMGAVVAATTHAPITAIIIVFEMTGSYTIILPLMVACIIATIVTTSLSRESIYTLKIARRGLSIVAGREVSVMKALRVNEVMTDRMHTFYEGTPLSTLLEEALSSPCSYFPVVDGKGNMTGIFSLQDLRMVLMEDVAALGPLIVARDIATTDGLITVTPEDDLDLVFQKFGQKNIEEIPVVSPEEPSRVIAMVRRKDVIEAYNKEILRRTATQA
- a CDS encoding DUF3568 family protein, translated to MRRISVVLLVALLSTGCAVAVLATGAGLGAGTYAWFKGELKRTYPATYDAVWIAAHDSLQSLEMPVVGERRDALKGTIMAKRANGADVRVDVKYLTETTTQVAIRVGLIGDRPVSTRIHETIQTRL